The following are encoded in a window of Vespula pensylvanica isolate Volc-1 chromosome 2, ASM1446617v1, whole genome shotgun sequence genomic DNA:
- the LOC122637565 gene encoding vacuolar protein sorting-associated protein 41 homolog isoform X2: MEENNAKTDQNNQDDSDSEVDEVEPKLKFVRMGNDLEHILQNDAASCIAVHPKFLCLGSHWGMIHLLDHQGNNIQSKTLQAHIVAVNQISIDHNGDFIASCSDDGKVFIYGLYSTENNHNINLGRLVKSIAIDPNYYKSGSGRKFITGDDKLILYEKTFLSRMKSTILSEAKDGVRSVAWGGQFIAWASDTGVRVYDSNARCFLSLIKWTKTEEALPEHYRCNLRWSDDRTLLIGWVDIVRICQIKKRSVQEMVNRDLPEFVVDPVSTFQVDFYISGIAPLDNQLVLLGCLKELDKDGKSQRPTLHIVEPKCEDFSVICANSLNLRGYKEYTCNDYHLDCLTNENRFFIVSPKDVVVASLYDCDDRIEWLISHGKFEQALELVSGSDGKDCKRHTLVNVGRIYLDHLLASEKYDEAGKLCLKVLGRDKNLWEEEVYKFARVHQLRSISSYLPRGDVTLDPLIYEMVLYEYLKIDPDGFLQLVKEWSPTLYTVAAVVNGVLEHLIVHNQRQNVLLEALAILYIHDGKYDKALAMYLKLRHKDVFHLIQKYQLYYSVYDMIEKLMDLDAERAIQFFLEKEKDETKKKKENFRVPPEIVVHELRHKHLYLYLYLDALDKKNTNDSKGKYHGLLVQLYADYSRDKLLPLLRRSDNYPIQEALDICSQRKFYPEMVYLLGRIGNISEALALMTRELNDMESAIAFCQEHDDEELWNDLVNYSLDKPKAITFLLQKIGTYVDPRLMVQRIDPSLEIPGLKKALVKMMCDYNLQVSIQEGCKKILSNDYFNLHERLVRCHQKGILINDDQLCGACHRKIIMGESKNLVIFYCKHSFHEDCLPNFKLVENCVICNSQKETSPGRK, translated from the exons atggaagaaaataatgcTAAA ACTGATCAGAATAATCAAGATGACTCAGATTCTGAGGTGGACGAGGTTGAGCCAAAGCTCAAATTTGTTAGAATGGGAAATGATTTAGaacatattttacaaaatgatGCTGCTAGTTGTATTGCTGTACATCCTAAG tttCTTTGCTTGGGATCACATTGGGGAATGATACATCTCTTGGATCATCAGGGCAATAATATACAATCAAAAACTCTACAGGCACATATTGTTGCTGTTAACCAAATTTCTATAGATCATAATGGTGACTTTATCGCATCCTGCAGTGATGATGGCAAAGTTTTTATTTACGGTTTATATAGCACAGAAAATAATCACAATATAAATCTTGGTAGGCTTGTCAAGAGTATAGCTATTGACcctaattattataaaagtggtagtggaagaaaatttattacag gAGACgacaaattgattttatatgaaaaaacatttttatccaGAATGAAGTCAACAATTCTTTCCGAAGCAAAAGATGGAGTAAGATCTGTAGCATGGGGTGGTCAATTTATAGCTTGGGCATCTGATACAGGTGTCAGAGTATATGATTCAAATGCTAGATGTTTTTTAAGTCTTATTAAATGGACTAAAACCGAAGA AGCGCTACCAGAACACTATAGATGTAATCTTCGTTGGTCAGATGATCGAACATTACTAATTGGATGGGTGGATATAGTGCGTATTTgccaaataaaaaagagatctgTACAAGAAATGGTTAATAGAGATTTACCTGAATTTGTAGTAGATCCAg TTTCAACATTTCAAGtggatttttatatatccggTATTGCACCTTTAGATAATCAACTGGTATTATTAGGATGCTTAAAAGAATTAgataaagatggaaaaagTCAAAGACCAACTTTGCACATTGTTGAGCCAAAGTGTGAAGACTTTTCTGTAATCTGTGCAAATTCGTTGAATTTGCGAGGTTATAAAGAATATACCTGTAATGACTATCATTTAGATTGTTTGACAAATGAAAACAG gttTTTTATTGTAAGTCCAAAAGATGTAGTTGTAGCGAGTTTGTATGATTGTGATGACAGGATCGAATGGTTAATAAGCCATGGAAAATTTGAACAAGCATTAGAACTTGTTAGTGGTAGTGATGGAAAAGATTGTAAAAGACATACTTTAGTTAATGTGGGTCGTATATATTTAGATCATCTATTGGCTTCTGAGAAGTACGATGAAGCAGGAAAATTGTGCCTAAAAGTTCTAGGCCGGGATAAAAACTTGTGGGAAGAAGAG GTATATAAATTTGCAAGGGTTCATCAATTAAGatcaatttcttcttatctccCACGAGGTGATGTAACTCTAGATCCATTAATTTATGAGATggttttatacgaatatttaaaaatagatccAGATGGTTTTCTTCAATTAGTTAAAGAATGGTCACCAACATTATACACAGTTGCAGCTGTTGTTAATGGTGTTTTGGAACATCTTATAGTTCATAATCAACGACAAAATGTTCTTTTAGAAGCTTtagcaattttatatattcatgatGGGAAATATGATAAAGCATTAGCAATGTATTTAAAACTTAGACACAAAGATGTATTTCATTTGatacaaaaatatcaattatattattctgtATATGAtatgattgaaaaattaatggaTTTAGATGCTGAACGtgcaatacaattttttttggaaaaagaaaaagatgaaacgaagaaaaaaaaagaaaatttcagagTACCACCTGAAATTGTTGTTCATGAATTGCGACACAAACATCTTTACTTATATTTg TATCTAGACgctttagataaaaaaaatacaaatgattcCAAAGGGAAATATCATGGATTACTAGTTCAACTTTATGCAGATTACTCTAGAGATAAACTACTTCCACTTTTACGTCGTTCCGATAATTATCCAATACAGGAAGCATTAGACATTTGTAGTCAACGAAAGTTCTATCCAGAGATGGTGTATCTTTTAGGAAGAATAGGAAATATATCCGAAGCTTTGGCTCTTATGACCAGAGAATTAAATGACATGGAAAGTGCTATTGCTTTTTGTCAAGAACACGATGATGAAGAATTGTGGAATGATTTAGTAAATTATTCTTTGGATAAACCAA aGGCTATcacgtttcttcttcaaaaaatTGGTACATATGTTGATCCTAGACTAATGGTACAGAGAATAGATCCATCTTTAGAAATACCTGGCTTAAAAAAAGCTTTGGTTAAAATGATGTGCGATTATAATTTGCAAGTATCTATACAAGAAGGatgtaagaaaattttatctaatgattattttaatcttcatGAAAGATTGGTTCGTTGTCATCAAAAAGGTATACTTATAAACG aTGATCAGTTGTGTGGAGCTTGTCATAGAAAGATAATTATGGGAg AATCAAAAAATTTGGTCATATTTTATTGCAAGCATTCATTCCATGAGGATTGTTTACCAAATTTTAAATTAGTG gAAAATTGTGTAATTTGTAATTCACAAAAAGAAACTTCACCAGGTAGGAAATGA
- the LOC122627303 gene encoding ciliogenesis-associated TTC17-interacting protein-like, with amino-acid sequence MSSLFTSTTFIESSNSQKWIPQFFIDHYKVKAVCFKETLLICLKNEIVTHIGNCCISIESIGPQKHEFLINTKFCINIDDHFGGSKVVCSSTNKFNCLEEKRTEYVYHKGNFHEKTLFMGIQDNNYYIETTETYQHNKSRNCKNLTYPQKIELLSEGTNLLLMRYLTIINYDGTLTFQNIMIDGNVTICQYKCIPVKYMKLYENDIEVYTIERVIENQNGNVESMKTYLTPKGEILEHNWLTTSYILKNKSLENVNPMIEKLRIAIRNNCWTEDMEIFSKYLDKKCNEVTKFIEYLISHLEVKHLIADYTQTLLIVKPLHVVDFTIQYFKAFSIYPESQEFISMRQISKITIPTQERYANICDFYPLCTSCRMASISYN; translated from the exons ATgtcctctctttttacttcaaCTACATTTATTGAATCGTCTAATTCACAGAAATGGATTCCCCAATTTTTCATtg ATCATTATAAAGTAAAAGCAGTGTGCTTTAAAGAAACTTTGTTGATTTGcctaaaaaatgaaatagtaaCGCACATTGGAAATTGTTGCATCTCTATAGAAAGTATTGGTCCTCAAAAACAtgagtttttaattaatacaaaattctGTATAAATATTGATGATCATTTTGGTGGATCAAAAGTCGTTTGTTCATCAACAAATAAATTCAACTGcctggaagaaaaaaggacaga ATATGTATACCATAAAGGCAACTTCCATgagaaaacattatttatgGGAATTCaagacaataattattatatagaaacaaCTGAAACATATCAGCATAATAAATCTAggaattgtaaaaatttaacatatccacagaaaatagaattattaagtGAAGGCacaaatttattacttatgaGATATCTCACAATAATTAACTATGATGGAACATTaacatttcaaaatataatgattGATGGAAATGTTACTATATGCCAATAT aAGTGCATTCCTGtcaaatatatgaaattatatgaaaatgatatagaaGTGTACACAATTGAACGTGtaatagaaaatcaaaatgGAAATGTAGAAAGTATGAAAACGTATTTAACACCAAAAGGAGAAATATTAGAACACAATTGGTTGACAACATCTTACATTctaaaaaacaaatctttaGAAAATGTAAACCCAATGATTGAAAAACTTAGAATAGCAATACGAAATAATTGTTGGACAGAGGatatggaaatattttctaaatacttAGACAAAAAA TGTAATGAAGTAACAAAGTTCATAGAGTATCTAATTAGTCATCTTGAAGTAAAGCATTTAATAGCTGACTATACACAAACTTTGCTAATTG TGAAACCTCTCCATGTAGTAGATTTtacaatacaatattttaaggCATTTTCCATATATCCAGAAAGTCaggaatttatttcaatgagaCAAATTTCAAAGATTACTATACCTACACAAGAAAGATATGCAAATATATGTGATTTTTATCCTTTATGCACAAGTTGCAGAATGGCaagtatttcttataattag
- the LOC122637565 gene encoding vacuolar protein sorting-associated protein 41 homolog isoform X3 — protein MFRKKYEWNYKNIIYKTLIGPIFNELNFQTDQNNQDDSDSEVDEVEPKLKFVRMGNDLEHILQNDAASCIAVHPKFLCLGSHWGMIHLLDHQGNNIQSKTLQAHIVAVNQISIDHNGDFIASCSDDGKVFIYGLYSTENNHNINLGRLVKSIAIDPNYYKSGSGRKFITGDDKLILYEKTFLSRMKSTILSEAKDGVRSVAWGGQFIAWASDTGVRVYDSNARCFLSLIKWTKTEEALPEHYRCNLRWSDDRTLLIGWVDIVRICQIKKRSVQEMVNRDLPEFVVDPVSTFQVDFYISGIAPLDNQLVLLGCLKELDKDGKSQRPTLHIVEPKCEDFSVICANSLNLRGYKEYTCNDYHLDCLTNENRFFIVSPKDVVVASLYDCDDRIEWLISHGKFEQALELVSGSDGKDCKRHTLVNVGRIYLDHLLASEKYDEAGKLCLKVLGRDKNLWEEEVYKFARVHQLRSISSYLPRGDVTLDPLIYEMVLYEYLKIDPDGFLQLVKEWSPTLYTVAAVVNGVLEHLIVHNQRQNVLLEALAILYIHDGKYDKALAMYLKLRHKDVFHLIQKYQLYYSVYDMIEKLMDLDAERAIQFFLEKEKDETKKKKENFRVPPEIVVHELRHKHLYLYLYLDALDKKNTNDSKGKYHGLLVQLYADYSRDKLLPLLRRSDNYPIQEALDICSQRKFYPEMVYLLGRIGNISEALALMTRELNDMESAIAFCQEHDDEELWNDLVNYSLDKPNLFSSRGYHVSSSKNWYIC, from the exons ATGTTtcggaaaaaatatgaatggaattataaaaatatcatttacaaAACGTTAATAGGTcctatttttaatgaattgaATTTTCAGACTGATCAGAATAATCAAGATGACTCAGATTCTGAGGTGGACGAGGTTGAGCCAAAGCTCAAATTTGTTAGAATGGGAAATGATTTAGaacatattttacaaaatgatGCTGCTAGTTGTATTGCTGTACATCCTAAG tttCTTTGCTTGGGATCACATTGGGGAATGATACATCTCTTGGATCATCAGGGCAATAATATACAATCAAAAACTCTACAGGCACATATTGTTGCTGTTAACCAAATTTCTATAGATCATAATGGTGACTTTATCGCATCCTGCAGTGATGATGGCAAAGTTTTTATTTACGGTTTATATAGCACAGAAAATAATCACAATATAAATCTTGGTAGGCTTGTCAAGAGTATAGCTATTGACcctaattattataaaagtggtagtggaagaaaatttattacag gAGACgacaaattgattttatatgaaaaaacatttttatccaGAATGAAGTCAACAATTCTTTCCGAAGCAAAAGATGGAGTAAGATCTGTAGCATGGGGTGGTCAATTTATAGCTTGGGCATCTGATACAGGTGTCAGAGTATATGATTCAAATGCTAGATGTTTTTTAAGTCTTATTAAATGGACTAAAACCGAAGA AGCGCTACCAGAACACTATAGATGTAATCTTCGTTGGTCAGATGATCGAACATTACTAATTGGATGGGTGGATATAGTGCGTATTTgccaaataaaaaagagatctgTACAAGAAATGGTTAATAGAGATTTACCTGAATTTGTAGTAGATCCAg TTTCAACATTTCAAGtggatttttatatatccggTATTGCACCTTTAGATAATCAACTGGTATTATTAGGATGCTTAAAAGAATTAgataaagatggaaaaagTCAAAGACCAACTTTGCACATTGTTGAGCCAAAGTGTGAAGACTTTTCTGTAATCTGTGCAAATTCGTTGAATTTGCGAGGTTATAAAGAATATACCTGTAATGACTATCATTTAGATTGTTTGACAAATGAAAACAG gttTTTTATTGTAAGTCCAAAAGATGTAGTTGTAGCGAGTTTGTATGATTGTGATGACAGGATCGAATGGTTAATAAGCCATGGAAAATTTGAACAAGCATTAGAACTTGTTAGTGGTAGTGATGGAAAAGATTGTAAAAGACATACTTTAGTTAATGTGGGTCGTATATATTTAGATCATCTATTGGCTTCTGAGAAGTACGATGAAGCAGGAAAATTGTGCCTAAAAGTTCTAGGCCGGGATAAAAACTTGTGGGAAGAAGAG GTATATAAATTTGCAAGGGTTCATCAATTAAGatcaatttcttcttatctccCACGAGGTGATGTAACTCTAGATCCATTAATTTATGAGATggttttatacgaatatttaaaaatagatccAGATGGTTTTCTTCAATTAGTTAAAGAATGGTCACCAACATTATACACAGTTGCAGCTGTTGTTAATGGTGTTTTGGAACATCTTATAGTTCATAATCAACGACAAAATGTTCTTTTAGAAGCTTtagcaattttatatattcatgatGGGAAATATGATAAAGCATTAGCAATGTATTTAAAACTTAGACACAAAGATGTATTTCATTTGatacaaaaatatcaattatattattctgtATATGAtatgattgaaaaattaatggaTTTAGATGCTGAACGtgcaatacaattttttttggaaaaagaaaaagatgaaacgaagaaaaaaaaagaaaatttcagagTACCACCTGAAATTGTTGTTCATGAATTGCGACACAAACATCTTTACTTATATTTg TATCTAGACgctttagataaaaaaaatacaaatgattcCAAAGGGAAATATCATGGATTACTAGTTCAACTTTATGCAGATTACTCTAGAGATAAACTACTTCCACTTTTACGTCGTTCCGATAATTATCCAATACAGGAAGCATTAGACATTTGTAGTCAACGAAAGTTCTATCCAGAGATGGTGTATCTTTTAGGAAGAATAGGAAATATATCCGAAGCTTTGGCTCTTATGACCAGAGAATTAAATGACATGGAAAGTGCTATTGCTTTTTGTCAAGAACACGATGATGAAGAATTGTGGAATGATTTAGTAAATTATTCTTTGGATAAACCAA atcttttttcttccagaGGCTATcacgtttcttcttcaaaaaatTGGTACATATGTTGA
- the LOC122637565 gene encoding vacuolar protein sorting-associated protein 41 homolog isoform X1 → MFRKKYEWNYKNIIYKTLIGPIFNELNFQTDQNNQDDSDSEVDEVEPKLKFVRMGNDLEHILQNDAASCIAVHPKFLCLGSHWGMIHLLDHQGNNIQSKTLQAHIVAVNQISIDHNGDFIASCSDDGKVFIYGLYSTENNHNINLGRLVKSIAIDPNYYKSGSGRKFITGDDKLILYEKTFLSRMKSTILSEAKDGVRSVAWGGQFIAWASDTGVRVYDSNARCFLSLIKWTKTEEALPEHYRCNLRWSDDRTLLIGWVDIVRICQIKKRSVQEMVNRDLPEFVVDPVSTFQVDFYISGIAPLDNQLVLLGCLKELDKDGKSQRPTLHIVEPKCEDFSVICANSLNLRGYKEYTCNDYHLDCLTNENRFFIVSPKDVVVASLYDCDDRIEWLISHGKFEQALELVSGSDGKDCKRHTLVNVGRIYLDHLLASEKYDEAGKLCLKVLGRDKNLWEEEVYKFARVHQLRSISSYLPRGDVTLDPLIYEMVLYEYLKIDPDGFLQLVKEWSPTLYTVAAVVNGVLEHLIVHNQRQNVLLEALAILYIHDGKYDKALAMYLKLRHKDVFHLIQKYQLYYSVYDMIEKLMDLDAERAIQFFLEKEKDETKKKKENFRVPPEIVVHELRHKHLYLYLYLDALDKKNTNDSKGKYHGLLVQLYADYSRDKLLPLLRRSDNYPIQEALDICSQRKFYPEMVYLLGRIGNISEALALMTRELNDMESAIAFCQEHDDEELWNDLVNYSLDKPKAITFLLQKIGTYVDPRLMVQRIDPSLEIPGLKKALVKMMCDYNLQVSIQEGCKKILSNDYFNLHERLVRCHQKGILINDDQLCGACHRKIIMGESKNLVIFYCKHSFHEDCLPNFKLVENCVICNSQKETSPGRK, encoded by the exons ATGTTtcggaaaaaatatgaatggaattataaaaatatcatttacaaAACGTTAATAGGTcctatttttaatgaattgaATTTTCAGACTGATCAGAATAATCAAGATGACTCAGATTCTGAGGTGGACGAGGTTGAGCCAAAGCTCAAATTTGTTAGAATGGGAAATGATTTAGaacatattttacaaaatgatGCTGCTAGTTGTATTGCTGTACATCCTAAG tttCTTTGCTTGGGATCACATTGGGGAATGATACATCTCTTGGATCATCAGGGCAATAATATACAATCAAAAACTCTACAGGCACATATTGTTGCTGTTAACCAAATTTCTATAGATCATAATGGTGACTTTATCGCATCCTGCAGTGATGATGGCAAAGTTTTTATTTACGGTTTATATAGCACAGAAAATAATCACAATATAAATCTTGGTAGGCTTGTCAAGAGTATAGCTATTGACcctaattattataaaagtggtagtggaagaaaatttattacag gAGACgacaaattgattttatatgaaaaaacatttttatccaGAATGAAGTCAACAATTCTTTCCGAAGCAAAAGATGGAGTAAGATCTGTAGCATGGGGTGGTCAATTTATAGCTTGGGCATCTGATACAGGTGTCAGAGTATATGATTCAAATGCTAGATGTTTTTTAAGTCTTATTAAATGGACTAAAACCGAAGA AGCGCTACCAGAACACTATAGATGTAATCTTCGTTGGTCAGATGATCGAACATTACTAATTGGATGGGTGGATATAGTGCGTATTTgccaaataaaaaagagatctgTACAAGAAATGGTTAATAGAGATTTACCTGAATTTGTAGTAGATCCAg TTTCAACATTTCAAGtggatttttatatatccggTATTGCACCTTTAGATAATCAACTGGTATTATTAGGATGCTTAAAAGAATTAgataaagatggaaaaagTCAAAGACCAACTTTGCACATTGTTGAGCCAAAGTGTGAAGACTTTTCTGTAATCTGTGCAAATTCGTTGAATTTGCGAGGTTATAAAGAATATACCTGTAATGACTATCATTTAGATTGTTTGACAAATGAAAACAG gttTTTTATTGTAAGTCCAAAAGATGTAGTTGTAGCGAGTTTGTATGATTGTGATGACAGGATCGAATGGTTAATAAGCCATGGAAAATTTGAACAAGCATTAGAACTTGTTAGTGGTAGTGATGGAAAAGATTGTAAAAGACATACTTTAGTTAATGTGGGTCGTATATATTTAGATCATCTATTGGCTTCTGAGAAGTACGATGAAGCAGGAAAATTGTGCCTAAAAGTTCTAGGCCGGGATAAAAACTTGTGGGAAGAAGAG GTATATAAATTTGCAAGGGTTCATCAATTAAGatcaatttcttcttatctccCACGAGGTGATGTAACTCTAGATCCATTAATTTATGAGATggttttatacgaatatttaaaaatagatccAGATGGTTTTCTTCAATTAGTTAAAGAATGGTCACCAACATTATACACAGTTGCAGCTGTTGTTAATGGTGTTTTGGAACATCTTATAGTTCATAATCAACGACAAAATGTTCTTTTAGAAGCTTtagcaattttatatattcatgatGGGAAATATGATAAAGCATTAGCAATGTATTTAAAACTTAGACACAAAGATGTATTTCATTTGatacaaaaatatcaattatattattctgtATATGAtatgattgaaaaattaatggaTTTAGATGCTGAACGtgcaatacaattttttttggaaaaagaaaaagatgaaacgaagaaaaaaaaagaaaatttcagagTACCACCTGAAATTGTTGTTCATGAATTGCGACACAAACATCTTTACTTATATTTg TATCTAGACgctttagataaaaaaaatacaaatgattcCAAAGGGAAATATCATGGATTACTAGTTCAACTTTATGCAGATTACTCTAGAGATAAACTACTTCCACTTTTACGTCGTTCCGATAATTATCCAATACAGGAAGCATTAGACATTTGTAGTCAACGAAAGTTCTATCCAGAGATGGTGTATCTTTTAGGAAGAATAGGAAATATATCCGAAGCTTTGGCTCTTATGACCAGAGAATTAAATGACATGGAAAGTGCTATTGCTTTTTGTCAAGAACACGATGATGAAGAATTGTGGAATGATTTAGTAAATTATTCTTTGGATAAACCAA aGGCTATcacgtttcttcttcaaaaaatTGGTACATATGTTGATCCTAGACTAATGGTACAGAGAATAGATCCATCTTTAGAAATACCTGGCTTAAAAAAAGCTTTGGTTAAAATGATGTGCGATTATAATTTGCAAGTATCTATACAAGAAGGatgtaagaaaattttatctaatgattattttaatcttcatGAAAGATTGGTTCGTTGTCATCAAAAAGGTATACTTATAAACG aTGATCAGTTGTGTGGAGCTTGTCATAGAAAGATAATTATGGGAg AATCAAAAAATTTGGTCATATTTTATTGCAAGCATTCATTCCATGAGGATTGTTTACCAAATTTTAAATTAGTG gAAAATTGTGTAATTTGTAATTCACAAAAAGAAACTTCACCAGGTAGGAAATGA
- the LOC122637715 gene encoding uncharacterized protein LOC122637715, translated as MSKQVMNFKRNKQISQPFLNTSLTIKNETQNDENEIRIVDENTSTFFKEINLLLDQNMFYKSQIKNDTFANVTLKQKLSNAMCTTKFGRTIDIETLAKDNKLGEVSNVILSNWLYKHLIPHNRQAKKADLIEKVLTQIRSMKKKI; from the exons ATGTCTAAACAAGTcatgaattttaaaagaaataaacaaataagtcaaccttttttaaatacttctctgacaataaaaaatgaaactcAAAATGACGAAAACGAAATACGAATAGTAGATGAGAATACCtctacattttttaaagaaataaacttaTTGTTAGATCAGAATATGTTTTACAAg TctcaaataaaaaacgatacaTTTGCTAATGTaacattaaaacaaaaactatCAAATGCAATGTGTACTACCAAATTT gGAAGAACTATTGATATAGAAACATTAGCAAAAGATAATAAGTTAGGTGAAGTatcaaatgttattttaaGCAATTGGTTGTATAAACACCTAATTCCACATAATAGACAAGCAAAAAAGGCTGACTTAATTGAAAAAGTATTAACACAAATAagaagtatgaaaaaaaaaatataa